A single genomic interval of Stieleria maiorica harbors:
- the thiS gene encoding sulfur carrier protein ThiS, with protein MIEITVNGRSVEIDSEMSVEQLLDTVDVPPNYLAVELNADVVPRETYADTMVRAGDDVEVVTLVGGG; from the coding sequence ATGATCGAAATCACCGTCAACGGCCGAAGCGTCGAAATCGACTCGGAAATGAGTGTCGAGCAGTTACTCGACACCGTGGATGTGCCGCCGAATTACCTGGCGGTCGAACTCAACGCAGACGTCGTCCCACGCGAAACGTACGCCGACACGATGGTTCGTGCCGGCGATGACGTCGAAGTCGTTACCCTGGTCGGAGGCGGTTGA
- a CDS encoding thiazole synthase codes for MSVASSSNVSPGTDDAPLVVGGHTLASRLIVGTGRYDTMEQMRDSLDASGCDCVTVAVRRERLYDRGGKNILDFIDLDRYTLLPNTAGCYTAADAIRAAKLGREILKTLGNPGADWVKLEVLGDSKTLLPDPAETVAACRELAADGFQVLCYTSDCPVTARRLKQAGAASVMPAGSPIGSGQGLLNPNNLQIILEYLKEDDPDYPVIIDAGVGTASDVSQAFEIGGDAVLLNTAIAHARDPVLMAKAMKHAAIAGRHAFRAGRIPKRLYGTASSPTEGVISTRPYGSNA; via the coding sequence TTGTCTGTTGCATCTTCATCGAACGTTTCGCCGGGGACCGATGACGCCCCGCTTGTCGTGGGTGGTCACACGCTGGCCAGCCGCCTGATCGTCGGCACCGGGCGCTATGACACGATGGAGCAAATGCGCGACTCGCTCGACGCATCGGGGTGCGACTGTGTCACCGTGGCGGTCCGCCGCGAACGCCTGTACGACCGTGGCGGCAAGAACATTCTGGATTTCATCGATCTGGACCGGTACACGCTGTTGCCCAACACCGCCGGTTGCTACACCGCCGCGGATGCCATTCGCGCCGCCAAGTTGGGCCGCGAGATCTTGAAAACGCTCGGCAACCCCGGCGCCGATTGGGTCAAACTGGAAGTGCTCGGGGACAGCAAAACGCTGCTGCCCGATCCCGCTGAGACGGTCGCCGCATGCCGTGAATTGGCCGCCGACGGTTTCCAGGTCCTCTGCTACACCAGTGATTGTCCGGTCACCGCGCGGCGATTGAAGCAAGCCGGCGCGGCCAGCGTGATGCCCGCCGGCAGCCCGATCGGCAGCGGGCAGGGATTGCTGAACCCCAACAACCTGCAGATCATTCTGGAGTATCTGAAGGAAGACGACCCGGATTATCCGGTGATCATCGACGCCGGGGTGGGCACGGCCAGCGACGTCAGCCAAGCGTTCGAAATCGGCGGAGACGCGGTGTTGCTCAACACCGCGATCGCCCACGCCCGTGATCCGGTCCTGATGGCCAAAGCGATGAAACATGCGGCCATCGCGGGACGTCACGCGTTCCGCGCCGGTCGGATTCCCAAGCGGCTTTACGGAACCGCGTCCAGTCCCACCGAGGGCGTGATCAGCACGCGACCCTACGGCAGCAACGCCTAG
- the rpmB gene encoding 50S ribosomal protein L28: MARQCEICGKKVQMGNRIETRGKAKYLGGVGTKITGITRRKFVPNLQKVHVTLPDGENKSMRVCVQCIRSGSIRKRVRTKPFDVSGAK; the protein is encoded by the coding sequence ATGGCACGACAATGTGAAATTTGCGGAAAGAAAGTGCAGATGGGCAACCGCATCGAAACTCGCGGTAAAGCGAAGTATTTGGGCGGTGTCGGTACCAAAATCACCGGAATCACGCGTCGCAAGTTTGTCCCCAACCTGCAAAAGGTCCACGTGACCCTGCCCGATGGTGAAAACAAGTCGATGCGTGTTTGCGTTCAATGCATCCGCAGCGGTTCGATCCGCAAACGCGTCCGAACCAAACCGTTTGACGTCAGCGGCGCCAAATAG
- the gatC gene encoding Asp-tRNA(Asn)/Glu-tRNA(Gln) amidotransferase subunit GatC: MALSADDVRKLALLARLEISDQEVEHLGPQLESILGFVAKLSELDTDDVEPMTTALDVDNRWRPDTLVQGLDRAAALANAPAADEECFRVPPVLG; encoded by the coding sequence ATGGCACTCTCGGCAGATGACGTCCGCAAGCTGGCCCTGCTTGCGCGGCTAGAGATTTCCGACCAAGAGGTCGAGCATCTCGGTCCGCAGCTGGAGAGCATTCTCGGCTTTGTCGCCAAGCTGTCCGAGTTGGACACCGATGACGTCGAGCCGATGACGACGGCGTTGGACGTGGACAACCGTTGGCGGCCCGACACGCTGGTGCAGGGCTTGGATCGCGCCGCCGCCTTGGCCAATGCCCCGGCGGCGGACGAAGAGTGTTTCCGCGTGCCGCCCGTGCTCGGGTGA
- a CDS encoding DUF1571 domain-containing protein, with translation MQRRHFLALLGSLAATSAAEQSFATPPNLVEPVHRVANAASLAPAPSVKLQPLDEALLRARRSLVNCRQTINDYTALLIKRERIGDTLGPHEYMSAKIRCRKVVDNQVVQPLSVYLSFVKPASIKGREVLYVEGRNNGNLIAHEGGFKGRFLPTVNLPPTGTLAMRGQRYPMTEIGLENLLVKLIERGEQAKQLPDVKAELRRGIKVNDRPCMLLTVTQPTPRPDLLFYQAKVYMDEELNVPIRYVAYDWPKANETKLSVIEEYNYLNLKLNVGLTDADFDPNNSAYNFY, from the coding sequence ATGCAACGACGTCATTTTCTCGCCCTTCTGGGCTCACTGGCAGCCACGTCTGCCGCCGAACAATCGTTCGCCACGCCGCCAAACTTGGTTGAACCGGTCCACCGCGTCGCCAATGCGGCCAGCCTGGCTCCAGCCCCCTCGGTGAAACTCCAGCCGCTGGACGAAGCACTGTTGCGGGCCCGGAGGAGCTTGGTGAACTGCCGACAAACGATCAACGACTACACCGCGTTGCTGATCAAACGCGAGCGGATCGGCGACACGCTCGGGCCGCACGAATACATGTCGGCCAAGATTCGCTGTCGCAAGGTCGTCGACAACCAAGTCGTCCAACCGCTCAGCGTTTACTTGAGCTTTGTCAAACCGGCCAGCATCAAGGGCCGCGAAGTGCTGTACGTCGAAGGCCGCAACAACGGCAACCTGATCGCACACGAAGGCGGATTCAAAGGCCGCTTCTTGCCGACGGTCAACTTGCCGCCGACCGGAACGTTGGCCATGCGCGGCCAACGCTACCCGATGACGGAGATCGGACTGGAAAATCTGCTGGTCAAATTGATCGAGCGAGGCGAACAGGCCAAGCAATTGCCCGACGTCAAAGCGGAACTCCGACGGGGCATCAAAGTCAACGACCGCCCCTGCATGTTGCTGACGGTCACCCAGCCCACGCCGCGCCCCGACCTGCTGTTCTACCAGGCCAAGGTGTACATGGACGAAGAGCTGAACGTGCCGATCCGCTACGTCGCCTACGATTGGCCGAAGGCGAATGAAACCAAGCTTTCGGTGATCGAAGAGTACAACTACTTGAACCTGAAGCTGAATGTCGGGCTGACCGACGCAGACTTCGACCCCAACAATTCGGCGTACAATTTCTATTGA